Proteins encoded together in one Gigantopelta aegis isolate Gae_Host chromosome 8, Gae_host_genome, whole genome shotgun sequence window:
- the LOC121379889 gene encoding uncharacterized protein LOC121379889 isoform X1: MAQKSFVAGLEGYLEKNLGLMKTKTKFWCSLEGHVMHLFKNNKKVYSIESLNLTDAQTVRKVTSDKSGMQFEIIMKKNKKHVFTALTPSECSTWIKELQSLMIAQPVAEISRLSQFSVGDTGNYTSLDVLDDLGADNSVKTVLDSTIKPSVDSDYAEIQDLRLHQTDTSPDKREHEDSKTQNLCADQTHTSPDTTCSDYTEIQDVRHLQSHTSDAGSSTQSTISTEDAASVDTRHLQTIDPSSQYAFTEEVYTDAATKRLDGEVDQQHNDVYAIVSKKAKECTDVEEVVDKVLDVFEDLSFTKPIPLIPLEKEDYKPLRDLKEFLDNNKVVCRYSSGILLPNEDPIERMKEILEDVG; the protein is encoded by the exons ATGGCTCAAAAATCTTTTGTTGCTGGATTGGAAGGATATTTGGAGAAGAATTTAGGCTTG atgaagacaaaaacaaagttttGGTGTTCTCTTGAAGGACATGTTATGCATTTATTCAAGAATAACAAA aaagTATACAGTATTGAGTCATTAAATCTGACAGATGCACAGACCGTACGGAAAGTGACCAGTGACAAGTCAGGCATGCAGTTTGAAATTAtcatgaagaaaaataaaaaacatgttttt ACAGCCTTGACCCCTAGTGAGTGTAGCACATGGATCAAAGAGCTGCAGAGTTTGATGATAGCACAGCCAGTGGCTGAAATCAGCAG acTGAGTCAGTTCAGTGTGGGCGACACTGGGAACTACACCTCTCTAGATGTTCTGGATGACTTGGGGGCAGACAACTCTGTTAAAACTGTCTTGGACTCGACTATCAAGCCTTCGGTAGATTCTGATTATGCCGAGATACAAGACCTACGACTTCATCAAACAGATACCAGCCCAGACAAAAGAGAGCATGAAGATAGTAAGACACAGAACCTATGTGCTGATCAAACACACACCAGCCCAGATACGACATGTAGTGACTACACTGAGATACAAGATGTTCGTCATCTTCAGTCACACACCAGTGATGCTGGTAGTAGTACACAGTCCACCATATCAACAGAAGATGCTGCAAGCGTGGACACTCGGCACTTGCAGACCATTGATCCCAGTTCACAATATGCCTTCACTGAAGAGGTTTACACTGACGCAGCAACAAAGAGGTTGGATGGGGAGGTCGATCAGCAACACAATGATGTGTATGCTATTGTTAGCAAGAAGGCTAAGGAATGCACGGATGTTGAGGAAGTCGTGGACAAGGTTCTAGATGTGTTTGAGGACCTCAGTTTCACAAAACCCATACCGCTAATTCCACTCGAAAAGGAGGACTACAAGCCGCTCCGTGATTTGAAAGAATTTCTAGACAATAACAAAGTCGTGTGCCGATATTCGTCTGGCATTCTGCTCCCCAATGAGGATCCCATTGAACGGATGAAAGAGATTTTGGAAGATGTGGGTTAA
- the LOC121379889 gene encoding uncharacterized protein LOC121379889 isoform X2, whose protein sequence is MKTKTKFWCSLEGHVMHLFKNNKKVYSIESLNLTDAQTVRKVTSDKSGMQFEIIMKKNKKHVFTALTPSECSTWIKELQSLMIAQPVAEISRLSQFSVGDTGNYTSLDVLDDLGADNSVKTVLDSTIKPSVDSDYAEIQDLRLHQTDTSPDKREHEDSKTQNLCADQTHTSPDTTCSDYTEIQDVRHLQSHTSDAGSSTQSTISTEDAASVDTRHLQTIDPSSQYAFTEEVYTDAATKRLDGEVDQQHNDVYAIVSKKAKECTDVEEVVDKVLDVFEDLSFTKPIPLIPLEKEDYKPLRDLKEFLDNNKVVCRYSSGILLPNEDPIERMKEILEDVG, encoded by the exons atgaagacaaaaacaaagttttGGTGTTCTCTTGAAGGACATGTTATGCATTTATTCAAGAATAACAAA aaagTATACAGTATTGAGTCATTAAATCTGACAGATGCACAGACCGTACGGAAAGTGACCAGTGACAAGTCAGGCATGCAGTTTGAAATTAtcatgaagaaaaataaaaaacatgttttt ACAGCCTTGACCCCTAGTGAGTGTAGCACATGGATCAAAGAGCTGCAGAGTTTGATGATAGCACAGCCAGTGGCTGAAATCAGCAG acTGAGTCAGTTCAGTGTGGGCGACACTGGGAACTACACCTCTCTAGATGTTCTGGATGACTTGGGGGCAGACAACTCTGTTAAAACTGTCTTGGACTCGACTATCAAGCCTTCGGTAGATTCTGATTATGCCGAGATACAAGACCTACGACTTCATCAAACAGATACCAGCCCAGACAAAAGAGAGCATGAAGATAGTAAGACACAGAACCTATGTGCTGATCAAACACACACCAGCCCAGATACGACATGTAGTGACTACACTGAGATACAAGATGTTCGTCATCTTCAGTCACACACCAGTGATGCTGGTAGTAGTACACAGTCCACCATATCAACAGAAGATGCTGCAAGCGTGGACACTCGGCACTTGCAGACCATTGATCCCAGTTCACAATATGCCTTCACTGAAGAGGTTTACACTGACGCAGCAACAAAGAGGTTGGATGGGGAGGTCGATCAGCAACACAATGATGTGTATGCTATTGTTAGCAAGAAGGCTAAGGAATGCACGGATGTTGAGGAAGTCGTGGACAAGGTTCTAGATGTGTTTGAGGACCTCAGTTTCACAAAACCCATACCGCTAATTCCACTCGAAAAGGAGGACTACAAGCCGCTCCGTGATTTGAAAGAATTTCTAGACAATAACAAAGTCGTGTGCCGATATTCGTCTGGCATTCTGCTCCCCAATGAGGATCCCATTGAACGGATGAAAGAGATTTTGGAAGATGTGGGTTAA